A window of Malania oleifera isolate guangnan ecotype guangnan chromosome 5, ASM2987363v1, whole genome shotgun sequence contains these coding sequences:
- the LOC131156109 gene encoding glycine-rich protein DOT1-like, whose protein sequence is MGKFFIKNVGVLVVTLLLVAVDIAQARRSDDEEDIIVYSGGGTISGGGGGGGGGSSGHGGGACGGSTAGGSSSGHGGGAGRGSGGGAGGGAGSGAGGVACGGPAVVQGEAVAVEKVVEEVVPALVVEKLVV, encoded by the coding sequence ATGGGAAAGTTTTTCATTAAGAATGTTGGTGTTCTTGTTGTAACCTTGTTGCTAGTTGCCGTGGATATTGCCCAAGCGCGGCGCTCTGATGACGAAGAGGACATTATTGTTTACTCTGGTGGTGGTACAATAAGTGGCGGTGGTGGAGGTGGCGGCGGAGGCAGCAGCGGTCATGGTGGTGGTGCTTGTGGTGGCAGTACTGCAGGAGGCAGTAGCAGCGGCCATGGTGGTGGGGCAGGCCGTGGCAGTGGTGGCGGTGCAGGAGGAGGCGCTGGCAGTGGTGCTGGTGGCGTTGCTTGTGGTGGGCCGGCGGTGGTACAGGGGGAGGCAGTGGCAGTGGAAAAGGTGGTGGAGGAGGTGGTGCCGGCGCTGGTGGTGGAAAAATTGGTGGTGTAG
- the LOC131156110 gene encoding glycine-rich cell wall structural protein, which produces MGKFFAKNVCLLVVTLLIVMAAIGLAQTRRPHEEEDIVIHTGGASGGGGGGGGGGGGGGGNKGGGGSGGGVGGGSGGGVGGGTGGGVGGGTGGGAGGGTGGGAGGGTGGGAGGGTGGGVGGGTGGGVGGGTGGGSGGGVGGGTGHGGGSGGGGGIGGGSGSGHGGGGKGGGGGNGHGGGGGKGGGGGQGGGSGKGGGGGNGHGGGKGGGGGQGGGSGKGGGGGNGHGGGKGGGGGQGGGSGKGGGGGNGHGGGGGKGGGGGSGHGGGGGKGGGSGGGHGGNKGGGGGGGGGGGGGGGGGSSSAGGF; this is translated from the coding sequence ATGGGGAAGTTCTTCGCTAAAAATGTCTGTCTCCTTGTTGTAACCTTGTTGATAGTAATGGCAGCTATTGGTTTAGCCCAAACGCGGCGCCCTCACGAGGAAGAGGACATTGTCATTCACACTGGCGGTGCAAGTGggggtggtggaggcggcggcggcggcggaggCGGCGGAGGCGGTAACAAAGGAGGCGGCGGTAGTGGTGGTGGTGTTGGTGGCGGTAGTGGTGGTGGTGTTGGTGGCGGCACTGGTGGTGGTGTTGGTGGCGGCACTGGTGGTGGTGCTGGTGGCGGCACTGGTGGTGGTGCTGGTGGCGGCACTGGTGGTGGTGCTGGTGGCGGCACTGGTGGTGGTGTTGGTGGCGGTACTGGTGGTGGTGTTGGTGGCGGTACTGGTGGCGGCAGTGGTGGTGGTGTTGGCGGCGGCACCGGTCATGGTGGCGGTAGTGGTGGTGGTGGCGGTATTGGTGGCGGCAGCGGCAGCGGTCATGGTGGTGGTGGAAAAGGAGGTGGTGGCGGCAACGGtcatggtggtggtggtggaaaAGGAGGTGGTGGTGGCCAAGGAGGTGGCAGTGGCAAAGGAGGTGGCGGCGGCAACGGTCATGGTGGTGGAAAAGGAGGTGGTGGTGGCCAAGGAGGTGGCAGTGGCAAAGGAGGTGGCGGCGGCAACGGTCATGGTGGTGGAAAAGGAGGTGGTGGTGGCCAAGGAGGTGGCAGTGGCAAAGGAGGTGGCGGCGGCAACGGtcatggtggtggtggtggcaaAGGAGGTGGCGGCGGCAGCGGtcatggtggtggtggtggcaaAGGAGGTGGCAGCGGCGGCGGTCATGGCGGTAATAAAGGTGGTGGCGGAGGCGGTGGTGGCGGCGGAGGCGGCGGAGGCGGTGGCGGATCTTCTAGCGCTGGAGGGTTTTAG